Proteins encoded by one window of Agelaius phoeniceus isolate bAgePho1 chromosome 3, bAgePho1.hap1, whole genome shotgun sequence:
- the GNMT gene encoding glycine N-methyltransferase, whose protein sequence is MVDSVYRTRSLGVAAEGLPDQYADGRAARVWQLYIGDTRGRTAEYRSWLLALLRQHRCRSVLDVACGTGVDSIMLLEEGFQVTSVDASDKMLKYALKERWERRKEEPFDRWVIEEANWLTLEKDLEKPGDGFDAVICLGNSFAHLPDFKGDQSDHKLALRNIASMVRPGGVLVIDHRNYDHILATGCAPPGKNIYYKSDLTKDITTSVLLVNNKAHMVTLDYTVQVPPTEAGADPELSKFRLSYYPHRLEAFTALLKGAFQGKCQHSVLGDFQPYTPGQAHVPCYFIHVVKKTG, encoded by the exons ATGGTGGACAGCGTGTACCGGACGCGCTCGCTGGGAGTGGCGGCGGAAGGGCTGCCGGACCAGTACGCGGACGGGCGGGCGGCCCGCGTGTGGCAGCTGTACATCGGGGACACGCGGGGCCGCACGGCCGAGTACCGAAGCTGGCTCCTGGCGCTGCTCCGCCAGCACCGTTGCCGCTCCGTCCTGGACGTGGCCTGCGGCACCGG ggtggACTCCATCATGCTGCTCGAGGAGGGCTTCCAGGTGACCAGCGTCGATGCCAGCGACAAGATGCTCAAGTACGCGCTGAAGGAGCGCTGGGAGCGGCGCAAGGAGGAGCCCTTCGACCGATGGG TCATCGAGGAGGCCAACTGGCTCACACTGGAGAAGGACCTGGAGAAGCCAGGGGATGGGTTTGATGCAGTCATCTGCCTGGGGAACTCCTTTGCACACCTGCCTGATTTCAAAG GGGACCAGAGTGACCACAAGCTGGCCCTGAGGAACATTGCCAGCATGGTGAGGCCCGGGGGTGTCCTGGTCATCGACCACCGCAACTACGATCACATCCTGGCCACGGGCTGCGCGCCGCCCGGCAAGAACATCTACTACAAG AGCGACTTGACCAAGGACATCACCACCTCGGTGCTGCTGGTGAACAACAAGGCACACATGGTGACCCTGGACTACACAGTGCAGGTCCCCCCCACTGAGGCAGGGGCAGACCCAGAGCTGAG CAAGTTTCGCCTCTCATACTACCCGCACCGGCTGGAGGCCttcacagccctgctgaaagGAGCCTTCCAGGGAAAGTGCCAGCACAGTGTCCTGGGTGACTTCCAGCCCTACACGCCGGGCCAAGCCCACGTGCCCTGCTACTTCATCCACGTCGTGAAGAAGACAGGCTGA
- the CNPY3 gene encoding protein canopy homolog 3 isoform X1, giving the protein MELLRVLLAAALLPLLPLGRAAVPLPTLTRPLSMVLAGQRRQLVVCVVSDLAPSSGHAVWISGGNGSILQSFAYGASQEDGGSVCSVSLLSSDPPRERELACHVGANRTSPSHSSRPIRITVCKYVAVELKSAFEETGKTKEVIDTKYGFLDGKGSAVKYTQSDIRLIEVTENICKRLLDYNLHKERSGSNRFAKGMSETFETLHNLVHKGVKVVMDIPYELWNETSAEVADLKKQCDVLVEEYEDVIEDWYRHHQTEDLSQFLCANHVLKGKDTSCLAEKWTGKKGDLASVGEKQSKKKSGKKKKKGQKDEREGAASLPDTGEALEGVQEQAPLTHSPADEL; this is encoded by the exons atggagctgctccgggtgctgctggctgccgcTCTGCTCCCGCTCCTGCCCC TTGGCAGGGCGGCTGTGCCACTGCCTACGCTGACCCGGCCACTGAGCATGGTGCTGGCCGGGCAGCGCCGGCAGCTGGTGGTGTGCGTGGTGAGCGACCTGGCCCCCAGCTCTGGCCATGCCGTCTGGATCTCCGGGGGGAACGGTAGCATCCTGCAGTCCTTTGCCTATGGCGCCTCCCAGGAGGATGGTGGATCCGTCTGCTCCGTCTCCCTCCTTTCCAGTGACCCCCCGCGCGAGAGGGAACTCGCCTGCCATGTGGGGGCCAACAGGACCTCCCCGTCCCACAGCTCCCGCCCCATCCGCATCACGG TGTGCAAGTACGTGGCAGTGGAGCTGAAATCCGCCTTCGAGGAAACTGGCAAGACCAAGGAGGTGATCGACACCAAGTATGGCTTCCTGGACGGGAAGGGCTCTGCTGTCAAGTACACACAATC GGACATCCGGTTAATTGAGGTGACAGAGAACATCTGCAAGCGCCTGTTGGATTACAACCTGCACAAGGAGAGGAGTGGCAGTAACAGATTCGCAAAG GGCATGTCAGAGACATTCGAGACCCTGCACAATCTGGTGCACAAGGGTGTCAAGGTGGTGATGGACATCCCCTACGAGCTGTGGAATGAGACCTCCGCTGAGGTGGCTGACCTCAAAAAGCAG TGCGATGTGCTGGTAGAGGAGTATGAAGATGTGATCGAAGATTGGTACAGGCACCACCAGACGGAGGATctctcccagtttctctgtgCCAACCATGTGCTAAAAGGAAAGGACACAA GCTGCCTGGCAGAGAAGTGGACTGGCAAGAAGGGTGATTTGGCAAGCGTGGGGGAGAAGCAGAGCAAAAAAAAGAgcgggaagaagaagaaaaagggcCAGAAGGATGAGCGCGAAGGAGCTGCCAGCCTTCCGGACACAGGGGAGGCCCTGGAGGGGGTCCAGGAGCAGGCTCCGCTCACCCACAGCCCAGCCGATGAGCTGTAG
- the CNPY3 gene encoding protein canopy homolog 3 isoform X2 — translation MVTGRGGAGARPGSGVMAAAAGAALLMLLMAAALAGSDDSDWVRLPSKCEVCKYVAVELKSAFEETGKTKEVIDTKYGFLDGKGSAVKYTQSDIRLIEVTENICKRLLDYNLHKERSGSNRFAKGMSETFETLHNLVHKGVKVVMDIPYELWNETSAEVADLKKQCDVLVEEYEDVIEDWYRHHQTEDLSQFLCANHVLKGKDTSCLAEKWTGKKGDLASVGEKQSKKKSGKKKKKGQKDEREGAASLPDTGEALEGVQEQAPLTHSPADEL, via the exons ATGGTAACCGGGCGTGGCGGGGCGGGAGCGCGCCCCGGAAGCGGAGtcatggcggcggcggcgggggcagcgttgctgatgctgctgatggcggcggcgctggcggGGAGCGACGACTCAGACTGGGTGCGACTGCCCAGCAAGTGCGAGG TGTGCAAGTACGTGGCAGTGGAGCTGAAATCCGCCTTCGAGGAAACTGGCAAGACCAAGGAGGTGATCGACACCAAGTATGGCTTCCTGGACGGGAAGGGCTCTGCTGTCAAGTACACACAATC GGACATCCGGTTAATTGAGGTGACAGAGAACATCTGCAAGCGCCTGTTGGATTACAACCTGCACAAGGAGAGGAGTGGCAGTAACAGATTCGCAAAG GGCATGTCAGAGACATTCGAGACCCTGCACAATCTGGTGCACAAGGGTGTCAAGGTGGTGATGGACATCCCCTACGAGCTGTGGAATGAGACCTCCGCTGAGGTGGCTGACCTCAAAAAGCAG TGCGATGTGCTGGTAGAGGAGTATGAAGATGTGATCGAAGATTGGTACAGGCACCACCAGACGGAGGATctctcccagtttctctgtgCCAACCATGTGCTAAAAGGAAAGGACACAA GCTGCCTGGCAGAGAAGTGGACTGGCAAGAAGGGTGATTTGGCAAGCGTGGGGGAGAAGCAGAGCAAAAAAAAGAgcgggaagaagaagaaaaagggcCAGAAGGATGAGCGCGAAGGAGCTGCCAGCCTTCCGGACACAGGGGAGGCCCTGGAGGGGGTCCAGGAGCAGGCTCCGCTCACCCACAGCCCAGCCGATGAGCTGTAG